From the genome of Symphalangus syndactylus isolate Jambi chromosome 13, NHGRI_mSymSyn1-v2.1_pri, whole genome shotgun sequence:
ACTCCAAAGAGACTGAACTTGAAACTTGTGTCTGGTTTCCTCCAGACTTTGCCACATGTACCTTTTACCTTTGCTGGTTTTGCTGTGTATGTTTTCACAGTAATAAGTGGTTGCCATGAATGTGATTATAGACTGAGTGTTGTGAGTTCACCTAGTGAATCACTGCATCTGGGAGTGGTCTCGAGGAGCCCCAGCACAGCTGCCCACATTCATTCACCTGTCTCCCCTTTTCTAACAGACTCTCAGgtgtccttggcttgtggcagcatcactgcagtctctgcctccatcttcacatgggcTTCTCTTTTCCCTGTGTgtttcttctctgtgtgtctcaCAATTGTTGGGAAAAAGGCTTATGGGGTGCTGGCATAAACTGGCCACAacaatatgggacaataagttgtGGAAAGTCACAGGAGGCCTCTGAGGAGGAAAGCCTTCTTATTACCATCACGTTCTCATGACCAGAGCGTGACCTGCTGTCTTATTTATAAACACTGTGCTTAAGGAGAAAGACACTCCTTTGAAGCATTAGAAAGTGGCCAGATATGCCGGCTCCTAGTTAAGCCCACTCCCATATGACTCCCCACATTCAGAGTGCTGTTTTATTGCCCTGGGATGTAAAGACTTGCGGACACCTGACAAAGGGATGCTTAGATGTATTGCTTGGCCTTGACTTCAGGGGACTTTACAGCAGCAGAGACAGCATCTGGGCCCGGAGGGAATGTGTCGCCAAATGAACTTGATTTTTACTTCCTAGGTCCTGGCTCCCCAGAAGCAAGAGAGTTCAAGTGAAGGAAGGAGGAGGTTCCTGGATGTGGATGTCATCATTTCTGGGGACACTCTCAAATGGAGACTCAGATTTCTTAGCCCAAATTTAGGGAGGATCCAGAAGAAACCAAAGATGATGCATCCCAGTTCTTGGGTATTTcctgaaacagaagaaaatgacaaAGGCCCAGGtgacttttggtttgttttattcttaactCGATTCCCTGATGGATTTGTGGAAGTTTGAAGAAATCAGTTCATTTACATTAAAAGTATAAATTGGAAAAAATGAGCTCTGGGGAGAAACAGACTTAGATTATACCTTTAATCCAGGACAAAGTGGGATCACGAATATTTTGTTCACATAGTTCACATGTGACCGGTGTTGGAATATAATGTGTGACTCTGCCAGAACCTGTTGGCTACATTAAGTATCAACTTGTGTCCAAAATCTTTggccaccatcacacccagagAATCATGGTAAGTTACATGATGTGCACTGATTCTGAGGAGAATGCGGGTCCCTTCCTCAGGGGATGTCAGTATTTCATGGCACTTAAATCTTGGGAAATTTGTTTGATGCTTTTTGCTAGAGGTGGCAAGATAGACTTTTTGTACTTAATAGCATTTTTCCAAAAGATACACAAGCAAGTTTTGTGTGGCTGTTTCTACATGATTATTCTGAGTCCTCTATGGGACTATACCAAGTAGAGTTTAATGAACACAGTTTTTCAGGAGCTCACAGCACCGCGGCCTATATACCCAACCTTGTTGTAGTCTGTGTTTATCTGTGATTAAACCTAATTGCCTAAAAAATGCAaggtttgggccgggcgcggtggctcacgcttgtaatcccagcactttgggaggccgaggcgggcggatcacaaggtcaggagatcgagaccacggtgaaaccccgtctctactaaaaaatacaaaaaattagccgggcgtggtggtgggcgcctgtagtcccagctactcagagaggctgaggcaggagaatggcgtgaacctgggaggcggagcttgcagtgagccgagactgcaccactgcactccagcctgggcgacagagcaagactctgtctcaaaaaaaaaaaaagcaaggtttGCTTTCAAAGGAGCTCCATGAACAGGTCACTAAACTGGCGTTTAAGTACAGATTTGACCATAGGGAGTTGAAAGTTCTCTTTGGCAATGGCTTGGGTTGTTGAGATCCACAGAGTTTGCTTTAGAATGTCATGTTGTCTTAGAAAATACAAAGCCCTTCCCTGTGTTCAAATCCAGTTATTAACCTCTCACCTCTTTTAATgccttaacttaaaaaaatcatgcaaatgactcattatggttttacatatatatatatttggtctctgtCTCTGGTTcttggcacagagctcctaaaacctttGGAATTCCCTGAGTGATAGGAGTGTATTTTGTTCTTCATAACCATCCCATTTCAACCACACCTGAGTTTATGGTAATGAGGTGGCTCAGGATGGGCTCCTAGACAACGTCAGGATGGGGCTGGTTGCCAGAAAGACCAAGCCTTGATTACAGAGTTGGGACTTTCAgtcccacccccagcctccagaTTCTGCCACCAATGgttgatgatttcttttttttttttttttaatgagatggagtctcgctctgtcaccaggctggagtgcagcggcgtgatctcggctcactgcatcctccacctcctgggttcaagcaattctcctgcctcagcctcctgagtagctgggactacaggtgcccgctaccacacccagctaatttttttttttttttttttttttttttttttttagtagagacagggtttcactatgttggccaggatggtctcaatctcttgacctcatgatccacccacctcagcctcccaaagtgttgggattacaggcatgagccacgatgcccagccatGGTTGATGATTTAATCATGCCCACATCATAGAATCTCCATAAAAACCCCCATGGGGTTTGGAGATCACATGTGGAAGTGGGGGGTGGGTGAAGGGTGCACTGCAATTCCACGGGAACAGAGGCTCCCGTGCTTGGCACCCTTTGGACCTTGACTTCTGTACCTCTTCACCTGGCTGTCATTTGTATCCTATATAATAAACTGTAATTGTTTGacattttcctgagttctgtgagtcattctagcaaattacCAAACCTGAGCAGGGAGGTTGTGGCAACCCCCAGTTGTGGTCAAGTTGGACAGAAGTGCGATAATGTGGGGACCCCAGAGTGGCACATGATGTGAGGTCAGTCTTGTGGGACCGAGCCCTTAAACCTGCAGAGTCTGATGATAACCCTCAGCGGTTAGTGTTAGCATAGCATTGAACTCTAGGATACCCAGTTGGCATCAGAGAAAGTGTTGCTGGAAAAGACACTGTGTATTTGGTGTCAGAAAGAACCACAGATTcatagatagtttttttttttttttttgagacagagtcttactttgttgcccaggctggagtgcagtggcgtgatctccactcactgcaacctctgcctcctgggttcaagcgattctcatgcttcatctaggcaccaccatgcccagctaatttttgtatttttagtagagaccaggtttggccatgttggccaggctggtctcaaactcctgaccttgggtgatccgcccaccttcgcctcccaaagtgctcggttTGCAGGCGTGAGACATCATGCCCGGCCTCATGGatagattttcaatgtgaaaGACTCAAGTTAAATAGTACACATAGTGCGAAAACAAAGTTCCCCCTCTGTatactttttttcctaattccCTAGTATGTCACTAACAAATGCTTGTCTTCCTGTTCTAGGGATTTACCTGTGAGGACATCTATgtctgcatgcatgtgtatgtgtgcgtatACACGCgtttgtatacatatacatgtatctatGCATGTCAATGCTTACATGTATCTATGCATGTCAATGCTTACATGTATGATGGCTTATTTTTTATGGCCACTGCGTAGTTTGTTGTTTTGCTAAATATCATGGTATAGTTTACATGAAGGGGATCATGCTAGATTATTCTGCACGTACTATATCACTATAGCATATAGTTCAGGGTTGCAAGTAGGTGCTGAAAAACACTGCAGATGTTCTCATGTTAGCAAGAGGATTTAATGGCTGCATATTACAGAAACTTATGATTTGTTGGATTAATGGATGGCTGCATGGttattataaaatacagaatattttactATGACTTTGCTTCTTTCACAGTATATTGAAAAAACTAGGAATAAAGTTTATTTGTGAACTTGTATGATGAGTTTGCACTGCAAGAGTCCACTTATATCCAAACTTGAATCAAAAATATAGTATTCTCAGGATGTGAAACTCACTTATACAGAGTGACATAAGCAGATTCCACCAGGCCAACTGTGGGTCATGAGTATGCACAATTTCAGTATATGCAGGGCATCCTGAAACCATTCCATTGAgtataccaagggacaactgtacagGTGCAGCTTATATGGTGAAAATGGGCAGAACAACTTCATATTTCTTCCATGTCAATAAAAGAGAAACACTTCATATTAAGCAGGACTGTGTTATTACAGGAATCACTGACCCTGAAGGATGTGGCTGTGGACTTCACCCGGGAGGAGTGGGAGCTTCTGGGCCCTGCTCAGAAGCATCTGTACCGGGATGTGATGTTGGAGAACTACAGCAACCTTGTGTCAGTGGGTGAGGACAGCTGCCCTGTGTCACTCAGAGGGTGCCCAGTCAGTGGCCTTTGCTTTCTCAGCTTCTGGAAGCTTTGGTATGTCTGCTGTGCTCCCAAATGGCAGATCTTCAGGCCAGTCTCTGGTCCCAGAGGAAGAGGCATAATCTTCCTTCATCTTAGAAAAAAAGCCTTTAATTTGCTAACATGCAAATTATGCAGTCCCTAACATGTACCTTTCTCCTGTCATCAGAGCCACGTAGTGCAATTCAGTGAGCCTAAGTCTTCTCCCATTTCCCACAAACAGGGTATCAAGCCAGCAAACCTGATGCCCTCATCGAGTTGGAACAAGGAGAACCACTGTGGACATTAGAAGATGAAATCCACAGTCCAACCCATCCAGGTAAGTGAGAGAGAACCAGCAAGAGGGGAAGGCAGTGGAAGTCACATTCTGGTCGTTTAGAGAAGGCATGACAGTTGTGAAAGTGTCTAGGGAGACAGAAACAGCTGCCACATCTCCTTCTCCTCATAGGATACAAGAGCTCTTTTTCTTATAGGAATTCAGAGAAACATACATACCCCTTTATCTCTTCTTGGAACTGATCCCTATTCATTTCTTCTTAGATGTTGAGTTGTTTCCCCTAAGTTCTTCTTGCTTGGATTTTCACATCTTCCCATTCTTCTTCATCACTTGTCAGAGGATCATTCTGTGTTTCTGAGGCAAAAACAAcaaactgttttttttctctgtcacatAGTCACTCAATACAGCATTTATGCCACTGGATATATAGGGGTTGTTTTCTCACACCCCAGGCAGTTCTCCAGCAGACatcagctgggtgtcctctattTCAAATCAGCTCTGACTCTATCTACCTGATACGgtatcagatcccacaggttaagtGCTCAGTCCAAGACTGtctcccacttcagatgccagtggCAAGTCCCAGGTTGTCACCTCAGCTTCTGACCAACCAGCTGTAAAGTAGGGGTTCCCAAGACCCTCTCCTtaagtttgattaatttgctagaacagcatttatatgtatatgagtgtgtgtatatatatgtgtatgtgtgtgtgtgtgcgtatacatttatatatatactttatgtctatatatctatatccatatatacatttatatgagagacagagagagagagagcaccatAAGCATTGTGTAGAGTTGCTGATTCATCAAGTGAGATAAGAACTGAGGCataggaggccgggcatggtggctcacacctgtaatcccagcactttgggaggctgaggtgggcagatcacgaggtcaggagttcgagaccagcttggccaacttggtgaaaccccgtctctactaaaaatacaaaaattagctgggcacggtgacatgtgcctgtagtcccagctattcgggaggctgaggcaggagaatcacttgaacctgggaggtggaggttgcagtgagctgagattgtgccatttcactccagcctgggtgacagagtgagactccatttcaaaaaacaaaaaacaaaaaaaaaaaaacaaaaaaactgaggcataggTATGTGGTTATGGTTTGTTTTTCACATTCTGACAGTATGTATTTTTCAccttgaattttcttttcatgAAATGGTTTTTAATACACTACAATATAATGGTATCTTTCATCTCTAAATTCCCATTCTACTTTGCATCCCAATCACACATAAGCCACTCCCATAGATACCACATCAGTGTGATTTGGTGGTGCTTGAGGTTCCTTTGCTACTCTGGAGTCAAGGGCCTGGTTTTCATTCTTCCTCATGTAAGACTGAAATACATCTTGGTCATTCATGCATATCTTCATCAAAAGACAGATTAGCCAGGCTGAAGAGAGGTCATACTTTTCCATCTATTAAGCATTTCTTAAAGGCAAGATCTTTATTAAAGGACTTTTCATGACACTGTCCATACCAAGGCCTCTTGCTCTGCGAGTCTGGTTCTGTTAGAATTGGGTTGGGGGCCTGGGCGTGTCTTTACACGAAGCTCTCTCGGGGGCTGTTTTCATGAGTTGATGAACTGTATCCATAATACACAGTAGAAGAGACTGAATTTAGTGAGAAACAGAAATGCCTTTCTTGAGCAAAGATTTTGTTAGCAAAAATACGGCAAATTTTTATGTCatatttacaaattaaactttTGAACGTGTGAAATGTTTTTGTTACAATTCAGGGCTATACAAAGATAAAGTGAATAGTAAATACAGAAAGAATTGTAGGACTTTAGAAGAAATGTAACCTACAGTGGTCTAGACAAGATGGAGAATGACAGACTGATAAAATATCTTATGCAAGAGACATAGCTAGGTATTGAATTAAGATGAAGACATATGACAAGAAGTTGTAGAACTGCAAATGCAAGGCCACGTGGGGACTGCCAGAAGATTAGcctgaaggccaggtgcggtggctcatgcctgtaatcccagcactttgggaggctgaggtgggcggatcacctgaggtcagaagtttgagaccagtctggccagcatggtgaaaccccatctctacataaaatacaaaaaattagccaggcgtggtggcacgcgcctgtaatcccagctgctcgggaggctgaggcaggagaattgcttgaacctgggaggcagaggttgaagtgagccgagatctcaccactgtactccagcctgggtgacagagcaagactccatctcagaaaagaaaagaagattagCCTGAAACTGGTCACATGGAGGCCAATGTTAGAAGATATTTTCTGGGAAGTGGTAAAGTGGGAACTTAAAGTGGAGTGGGTGTGTCATGGTAATCGTAAAACTTTTATTGTTCAACTCCTGCCGTGAATTTTCTGTGCCAGTAATTCAAGGTAGTGGTGGAggtaaagttttgtatttttctagctCTAGGTAGAGCTTACCTTTCACCTGGTGGCAGTATTGTAGCAATCATACTGTATAGCTGATGTTCtaagaaaaactaaaagtaaagCTGCCTCAAGTCTTGATTCAGAAGTAGGGAGGTGGTCCTTGAGGGCTCCCTTCACCAATGCCAACAAAGACATAAGTACAAAATTCAGGAAGTAGAGGCTGTTAGTGGTAAAGTGAGGGATTAGTATATTAGGGAcagcaaagtggaaaaaaaatccaatatgaCATCTGTGCAAGTAGGGCATGATGAAGAAGGTGACAGTTTCCATATTTGGTGCAGTGGCGGAGCTGTGTGGAGAGGACCGAATGTTCTTCTTGCATGTTCTGAAAGTCCACAGGGATTGCCGTGTTTCTCTTTCTGTTGGAACATATGAGACTGTATCATAGCCAGGTAGATACAAGGTGTTAACCAAAAAATCGAGGAGGCAAAGAGAAAGTTTATATTCTAacaaaagatgattcacagatcTGAGTGGTGTGACCTTGAGGAAGTGGAAAAAACACACATCACCGAAGAAGGAGCCTTTTTGCCTTGCAGGAGGCTTTTTGCCTCGTAGGATTTGCTTTGCATACCTATTCAGTGAGAGATGGGGAGTCTTAAGAATATCTTTATGAGAATCAGCAAACGTGTGCATAGCGAGCAAACATATATGTAACATACAATCCATGTTCATTTTGGAGTGGagttttaacattaaaatgagGTGGAATTTGTCTGTATGCCAGGAGGTCTTTTACAGGATATAAGAAAAGTCTGCACAGACTCCGGCAGCTGACCAAAACAGCCTCGCTGGTGTTTATCAGGAGAAAGATATTGAGATCAGTCTCCTGTCCAATCATAGCTGCAGTTATGGCCTGTGGAATGCTGTTGGGGGTGAGGGGCATCAGTTAGTCAGCATCTGGTGGTCCGGGAGCTGCAATTGTTTCAATATTGCTTGTCCCAAGGCCAGTGTTTGTTTAGCtgctacagaaaaagaaaaaaacaaaacaaaacaaaaaacactcgtGGCGGTTAGaacatagtttattctttaaatgtaGGGGGTGTGTGACTAAACCCTTACCTGTATGTCCTTAGACCTagtttataatttggtattttattgctacaaagagtctgttccATCAGTCTtgtgatctctattttaacaaaGGTTAGCGTATTGACTGCAGTTTTCTTGGAAATGTGAGATTGGTGCTCTAGGAAAGTTAGTGTGATGATGGTCTACAGAATGGAGAAGGGCATATTTTAGCGCCCAACAGTCTAATAAGATTAGGATGAAGTCAAAGGCTGTGTATCCAACATTCTAATTTGCCTTTCTGGGATATTTATTCTACTACCTATGTCTGCTGTTTCCCTACTCaggattattcttttttaaataaaaaaaaagtttttgtagagacagagtatccctattgtagcccaggctggtctcaaactcctgggctcaagtgatcctcccacctcagcctcccgaagtgctgggattacaggcatgagccactgtgcctggctggcaatttttttttttttttttgagatggagtcttgctctgttgtcaggctggagtgcagtggcgcgatcttggcttgctacaacctctgtctcccaggttcaagcgattctcctgcctcaacttcccaagtagatgggactacaggtgcgtgccaccacgcccagccaatttttttgtatttttagtagagatgggctttcaccatgttggccaggatggtcttgatctcttgacctcgtgatccacctgccttggcctctcaaagtgctggattacaggcataagccaccgcacccagctggcaaATTTTATCTTATGTGTATTTAACTACAattcttaaaagttttttaacAGATAGGGAACATTTATACTTGGAATTCCTTCCATGTTGGTATCATATGGTTTCCAGTAAAAAGCCAGCCAACCCCAAGGCATCTTTGAAGCAGTTTTATTCCGTGTGATGATCATGGAAGGATTTATTGTTCTCTCTTAGAAATTGAGAAAGCTGATGATCATCTGCAGCAGCACTTGCAAAACCAAAAAATACTGAAGAGGATGGGACAACGCTATGAACATGGAAGAACTTTGAAATCATATTTAGGTTTAACCAACCAGAGCAGAAGATACAACAGAAAGGAGCCTGCTGAGTTTAATGGAGATGGAGCTTTTCTCCATGATAATCATGAACAAATGCCTATGGAAATTGAATTCCCTGAAAGTAGAAAACCCATCAGCACCAAGTCACGATTCCTTAAACATCAGCAAACACACAACATAGAGAAAGCCCATGAATGCACTGACTGTGGGAAAGCTTTCCGCAAGAAGTCTCAGCTCACTGagcataagagaattcatacaggAAAGAAACCCCATGGGTGTAGCTTGTGTGGGAAAACCTTTTACAAGAAGTACAGGCTCACTGAACATGAGAGAGCTCACAAAGGAGAGAAACCACACGGGTGCggtgaatgtgggaaagccttcccCAGGAAATCTCAGCTTACTGAACATCAAAGGATTCACACGGGAAATAAGCCCCATCAATGCAGCGAATGTGGGAAAGCTTTCTCCAGAAAATCACTGCTCATTGTACATCAGCGAactcatacaggagagaaacctcATACATGCAGTGAATGTGGAAAAGGCTTCATTCAGAAGGGCAATCTCATTATACATCAAcgaactcacactggagagaaaccttatggATGCGTTGACTGTGGTAAGGCCTTCAGCCAGAAGTCTTGCCTTGTAGCACATCAGAGATATCATACGGGAAAGACTCCCTTTGTATGTCCTGAATGTGGGCAACCCTGTTCACAGAAGTCAGGACTCATTAGACATCAGAAAATTCACTcaggagagaaaccttataaatGCAGTgactgtgggaaagccttcattACAAAGACAATGCTCATTGTACATCACAGAACTCACACGGGAGAGAGACCCTATGGCTGTGATGAGTGTGGGAAAGCTTACTTCTATATGTCTTGCCTTGTTAAACATAAGAGGATACACTCAAGGGAGAAACGGGGGGATTCAGTGAAGGTGCACAATCCTTCCACAGCAAGTCACAGCTTAAGTCCTAGTGAACACATGCAGGGGAAAAGACCTGTTAATATGGCAACTGTGCAGATACCTTCTGTGACCCCGCAGATGCCATTTAACATCAGCAGGCTCCAAGCAGATAGGAACATAGTCCTTGTGGGACAGCCACTTGCCAGATGTGTACCCTCAGGAGATAATAGAAGCTTTGCACAAGACAGAAGGCTTACCAATGCAGTGAATGTGGTTGTGCCTTCAGTCATCAATTACATCTTCTTTTATGTTACAAACACATAATTTAAAAGTACATACATTAAATGCGGAAAAGCCTTGAGCAAAAGTATCTAGTTGATTATCTGGTCAAGTCCTTCTTCATAAGATTTCAAGCTTATGTTTCAATATAAAGCTTGAAATCATGTGAATGCAGATACTAGGAAAGCCTCTTTTGGAAGAGGGACCCTATTATTGGTGATCACCATGGCAACAGTGAGCTCATAGTGAGTAGAAATACAGTGATGGTGGGAGAGCCTTTGTCCTTTAGAGGTGTCAGTACACACTGGAGAAAAACTCCTGGAAGGTAGTGAATGTGGCAGCATTTTCAGTGGTACATTCTGCCACATCCTTTAGCAGGTGAAATCATACAGAAATAAAACACTGTGAACTCACTACTGTAAAGTgcctttaacaaaatattaaagtaGTCTTGAAACAAAGAAGCCCTGTGGAAATTAGGACTGTTTGAGagctttctgttccattcctgaCCTCATCATATGTCAGATAATATACCTGATGTCTATTTTTAGACAGAATATCTTGAACTATTACTATTTACTGTGTTAATTATTCCGTAAGTTAAAGGAGATGGTGTCTGCACCACATCACTGGTTAAGGTTATAACAttgagggaggaaaaaaggaaaaattaattggGCAGACAGCTAAAGCTGGTCTCtggcaaaattcttttttttttttttttttttttttttttttgagacggagtctcgctctgtcgcccaggctggagtgcagtggcgcgatctcggctcactgcaagctccaccccccggggttcacgccattctcctgcctcagcctcccgagtagctgggactataggcgcccgccaccacgcccggctgattttttgtatttttagtagagacggggtttcaccatgttagccaggatggtctcgatctcctgacctcgtgatccgcccgccttagcctcccaaagtgctgggattacaggcgtgagccaccgcgcccggtggcaaaattcttttaaagagaaagacagcctgaaaaatcaagcacAGGCACAAACAGAGCAGAGTGGGGTAAACTCAGGCAGCAGCTGCACTGATAAGAAAGTAAGGCCCAGCATAGAAGCCTTTTATTCTTTGTGTGATTAGTGGGCTCCCAGGAAAAAGTTTCCTCCCCTTTTCAGGCATGTACATGGTGGGCTCCATGGGAGCTTGCAGGGGGAGTGAGGAGTCTTACTTAAAACAGACCCATAGTTACACAAACAGGAGAAGCTATGCTTTGTGCTTGCCTAAAGAGAGCTACACAGATAGGGGGAGTTGCACAGACAGCTTCACAGATAAGTTACACAAACAGCTACAGAGATGAGTTTCATATAAAAGCTTTTGAATTCAATTGTAAAAATGACAACCCATTCAGGCTCCCTTTCTGCTGTGGaaagctttcttctttcacttattaaactCTCACTCCAACCTCACCCTTTGCATCCATActccttaattttcttggttGTGAGACAAAGAACTCTGGGTGATAACTCACAACCAGAGATTGCTACACTGTGGTGCATTGGTGAGACTGTAACAACATTATATTCACTTCTCCCATTTGTGGGTTCCTTTTTTATAATTGTCTATCTTCAGTGCCCACCCAAGATCATATGATGATTAGCTGTTAAATTTCTGActctaaatttaattaaatattatttcagaaaatgagTACTTCAAAAAGAAAGGGTAAGGGACAGGACCAAGGAATACCACAGTGCTAGGTTCCCTCTAGTGGTGCCAGAGACAGCTGATCTTTCTAGTCAGGTGTGCAACATTATCAGACATGTCAAGTTTATATAGGATGTGACCTCCCTTCCTGGACTAGGCAACTGAAGCTGAAAGGTTTGGGTCAATCAACAGGGACTGGTATAAACAGACTGGGTTGCTACCCCAACTCAGCCCAATCCCTATCCAATAGGTAGGGAACACCTGAGGCCCCAGGAGGGTTAGGGGGAGGGGCACTAACCTGTCAGTATGCTTTTTTCACAATGACAAGGCAGCAGAGACTTGGAAGCATAAAGCTTTCCTTAGGCTCTCCCATGTCTGGCCACCAAGAGTAACCTGATGAAGCCCTGCTGGATCTGCCATCCTGGTCCTCCTTTCACCAACTAGAGTGACCCTCTCATCCTACCACTGACAAACTATACCAGTATACCTAACACTACAGCGTATACCAGCAGAACTCAAGTCACTTACTGGCTTACTGAACATGGGAGGGAAGCAGAGGTGCTCTGTTTTAACTTAACCAACTGTGACAAAATGCCACAGCCACAACTAACAAAACCTTGGTGAGCTGGCACTTTGATGCACCACACTTTTGATTACATAAAGAGTATCCCACTGGTGATGATAGACAGACTGGAGTGTTGTTAGCCATCTGTGCAGGGGCCTCATGAACAACATCGTGTGGGAGAAACTAAGTTCTGTAACAGGGTCGAGACTTGGATGGCAAACGCCAATGCCTCCACACTCATGAATAGGTCACTGAACAATAAAATGGAGAAGGGGTGTTGTGTGTACCTGAGAGCTACACCTACATTTTTCTCTGTGGGTGGTCTGGGGATTATACAAATATAGGGTAGGCAATGTCATGCCTGGACAACTGGTGGGTGGTGGG
Proteins encoded in this window:
- the ZNF649 gene encoding zinc finger protein 649 isoform X1, with product MTKAQESLTLKDVAVDFTREEWELLGPAQKHLYRDVMLENYSNLVSVGYQASKPDALIELEQGEPLWTLEDEIHSPTHPEIEKADDHLQQHLQNQKILKRMGQRYEHGRTLKSYLGLTNQSRRYNRKEPAEFNGDGAFLHDNHEQMPMEIEFPESRKPISTKSRFLKHQQTHNIEKAHECTDCGKAFRKKSQLTEHKRIHTGKKPHGCSLCGKTFYKKYRLTEHERAHKGEKPHGCGECGKAFPRKSQLTEHQRIHTGNKPHQCSECGKAFSRKSLLIVHQRTHTGEKPHTCSECGKGFIQKGNLIIHQRTHTGEKPYGCVDCGKAFSQKSCLVAHQRYHTGKTPFVCPECGQPCSQKSGLIRHQKIHSGEKPYKCSDCGKAFITKTMLIVHHRTHTGERPYGCDECGKAYFYMSCLVKHKRIHSREKRGDSVKVHNPSTASHSLSPSEHMQGKRPVNMATVQIPSVTPQMPFNISRLQADRNIVLVGQPLARCVPSGDNRSFAQDRRLTNAVNVVVPSVINYIFFYVTNT
- the ZNF649 gene encoding zinc finger protein 649 isoform X3 encodes the protein MTKAQESLTLKDVAVDFTREEWELLGPAQKHLYRDVMLENYSNLVSVGYQASKPDALIELEQGEPLWTLEDEIHSPTHPEIEKADDHLQQHLQNQKILKRMGQRYEHGRTLKSYLGLTNQSRRYNRKEPAEFNGDGAFLHDNHEQMPMEIEFPESRKPISTKSRFLKHQQTHNIEKAHECTDCGKAFRKKSQLTEHKRIHTGKKPHGCSLCGKTFYKKYRLTEHERAHKGEKPHGCGECGKAFPRKSQLTEHQRIHTGNKPHQCSECGKAFSRKSLLIVHQRTHTGEKPHTCSECGKGFIQKGNLIIHQRTHTGEKPYGCVDCGKAFSQKSCLVAHQRYHTGKTPFVCPECGQPCSQKSGLIRHQKIHSGEKPYKCSDCGKAFITKTMLIVHHRTHTGERPYGCDECGKAYFYMSCLVKHKRIHSREKRGDSVKVHNPSTASHSLSPSEHMQGKRPVNMATVQMVAGQCEFAHILHS
- the ZNF649 gene encoding zinc finger protein 649 isoform X2 — encoded protein: MESLTLKDVAVDFTREEWELLGPAQKHLYRDVMLENYSNLVSVGYQASKPDALIELEQGEPLWTLEDEIHSPTHPEIEKADDHLQQHLQNQKILKRMGQRYEHGRTLKSYLGLTNQSRRYNRKEPAEFNGDGAFLHDNHEQMPMEIEFPESRKPISTKSRFLKHQQTHNIEKAHECTDCGKAFRKKSQLTEHKRIHTGKKPHGCSLCGKTFYKKYRLTEHERAHKGEKPHGCGECGKAFPRKSQLTEHQRIHTGNKPHQCSECGKAFSRKSLLIVHQRTHTGEKPHTCSECGKGFIQKGNLIIHQRTHTGEKPYGCVDCGKAFSQKSCLVAHQRYHTGKTPFVCPECGQPCSQKSGLIRHQKIHSGEKPYKCSDCGKAFITKTMLIVHHRTHTGERPYGCDECGKAYFYMSCLVKHKRIHSREKRGDSVKVHNPSTASHSLSPSEHMQGKRPVNMATVQIPSVTPQMPFNISRLQADRNIVLVGQPLARCVPSGDNRSFAQDRRLTNAVNVVVPSVINYIFFYVTNT